One segment of Ipomoea triloba cultivar NCNSP0323 chromosome 12, ASM357664v1 DNA contains the following:
- the LOC116000498 gene encoding cytokinin dehydrogenase 3-like: MAKLVSLSLLIFLYILSLCMSNFGKLKPWNSSSLPYEILSLDIAGRFRVDSWATTAASTDFGGIVQQTPAAVLYPSSIDDVINLVLFSYNFPSPFAVAARGHGHSVRGQATAKDGVVVEMGTLRGGQIRVSWSESLGYFADVGGHELWVDVLHACLAHGVTPASWTDYLHLTVGGTLSNAGISGQMFRCGPQITNVLELDVITGKGEFITCSKDMNSELFFAVLGGLGQFGIITRARIALEKAPTRVKWVRMLYDDFSKFTRDQEHLISVHGLNYLEGSLMMNHTSPNNWRSSFFSLSDQSKIASLLTQHGLLYCLEVVKHYDDQTGITVDQELKDLLKDLSFVPGMKFKKDVSYFEFLNRVRSEELEPQENGLWEATHPWLNLFVPKSRILDFNSAVFENILLKHKTSGPMLVYPTTRKMWDDRMSAVIPEEDTFYCVGLLYSGGMNGWEVLDELNQEILRFCDKDEGNQIKQYLPHYRTREDWMKHFGKKWNAFQENKAKFDPKMILAPGQRIFN; the protein is encoded by the exons ATGGCGAAACTTGTTTCTTTAAGTCTTCTCATTTTTCTTTACATCTTAAGTCTTTGCATGTCAAATTTCGGCAAGTTAAAGCCATGGAATTCCTCCTCCCTCCCTTACGAAATCCTCTCCCTTGACATCGCCGGCCGATTTCGCGTCGATTCTTGGGCTACAACCGCCGCCTCCACCGACTTCGGAGGGATAGTTCAACAAACTCCGGCGGCGGTTCTTTACCCTTCCTCCATTGATGACGTCATCAACTTGGTTCTCTTCTCCTACAATTTCCCGTCCCCTTTTGCCGTCGCCGCCAGGGGCCACGGCCACTCCGTGAGGGGACAGGCCACCGCAAAAGACGGGGTGGTGGTGGAAATGGGAACTTTGAGGGGTGGGCAGATTAGGGTTTCTTGGAGTGAATCTTTAGGTTATTTCGCTGACGTCGGCGGCCACGAGCTCTGGGTTGATGTCTTACATGCGTGTCTCGCCCATGGCGTCACGCCGGCGTCGTGGACCGACTATCTCCACTTGACGGTCGGCGGAACCCTATCCAACGCCGGAATTAGCGGTCAAATGTTTCGATGTGGTCCACAGATCACCAATGTTCTTGAACTGGATGTTATCACAG GAAAGGGAGAGTTTATCACTTGCTCCAAAGACATGAACTCAGAGCTATTTTTTGCAGTTTTAGGGGGATTAGGCCAGTTTGGGATCATTACACGGGCAAGAATTGCGTTAGAGAAAGCCCCAACAAGA gTGAAATGGGTGAGAATGTTATATGATGATTTCTCAAAATTCACAAGAGACCAAGAGCATCTCATCTCAGTTCATGGCCTAAATTACTTGGAAGGCTCTCTTATGATGAACCATACCTCTCCAAACAACTGGAGATCTTCCTTCTTTTCCCTCTCCGATCAatccaaaattgcttctttGCTTACCCAACATGGACTTCTCTACTGCTTGGAAGTCGTCAAGCATTACGATGATCAAACCGGCATCACGGTCGATCAG gAATTGAAGGATTTGCTCAAAGATTTGAGCTTTGTTCCTGGGATGAAATTCAAGAAAGatgtttcatattttgaatTTCTGAATAGAGTGAGAAGTGAAGAGCTGGAACCACAAGAAAATGGGCTCTGGGAAGCTACTCACCCATGGCTAAACCTCTTTGTACCAAAGTCCAGAATCTTGGATTTCAACTCCGCTGTGTTCGAAAACATCCTTTTAAAACACAAAACCTCAGGCCCCATGCTTGTCTATCCCACAACTAGAAAAAT GTGGGATGACAGGATGTCGGCGGTGATACCAGAAGAGGATACGTTTTACTGCGTGGGGCTGTTGTATAGTGGAGGGATGAATGGGTGGGAGGTTTTGGATGAACTGAACCAAGAAATCTTGAGGTTTTGCGATAAAGATGAAGGCAACCAGATAAAGCAGTATCTTCCGCATTACAGAACCAGGGAGGATTGGATGAAGCATTTCGGCAAAAAGTGGAACGCTTTTCAAGAAAACAAGGCCAAATTTGATCCCAAGATGATATTAGCTCCCGGACAAAGAatctttaattga